The following are encoded together in the Pedobacter sp. D749 genome:
- a CDS encoding amino acid permease, with amino-acid sequence MKKSIASIVAEANQSGEGTLKRTLGPINLILIGVGLTLGAGLFSITGLAAANHSGPAVTLSFVIAALGCGFAALCYAEFASMIPVAGSAYTYSYATMGELFAWIIGWDLVLEYSVGCATVAISWSQYLTRFLASLHIYLPPQLTLSPFETAKLADGSTVNGIINIPAALVVVLMTAILIRGTKGSAIVNGIIVFLKVGVVLVFIALGWQYIDPANYHPYIPENTGTFGQFGWSGVLRGAGLVFFVFIGFDAVAASAQETKNPARDLPIGIIGSLVVCTVLFGLFGHVMTGLANYKEFANSGAPVAIAIEKTPYAWLSQAIILAILIGYTSVILIDLMAQSRMFYSISKDGLLPKMFSDVHAKFKTPYKSNIILCVFIGLFAAFVPMNVVGEMTSIGTLLAFLMVCVGILILRKTDPEAKRPFRVPLVPLIPILGILTCIAMMVFLPWETWVRLAVWLIIGLAIYFGYGKKNSKLNAVVKPQ; translated from the coding sequence ATGAAGAAATCTATTGCCAGCATTGTTGCCGAGGCAAACCAAAGCGGCGAAGGAACGCTTAAAAGAACCTTAGGCCCCATCAACCTCATTTTAATTGGGGTTGGCTTAACACTTGGCGCCGGTTTATTTTCGATTACGGGTTTGGCAGCAGCCAATCATTCAGGCCCTGCGGTTACGCTATCATTTGTAATTGCGGCTTTAGGCTGTGGTTTTGCCGCATTATGTTATGCAGAATTTGCCTCTATGATTCCGGTTGCAGGTAGTGCCTACACCTATTCTTATGCCACCATGGGCGAACTTTTCGCCTGGATTATAGGCTGGGATCTGGTATTGGAATATTCAGTGGGTTGTGCAACGGTAGCCATTAGCTGGTCGCAGTATTTAACCCGGTTTTTAGCCAGTTTACACATTTATCTCCCTCCACAGCTAACCTTATCTCCTTTCGAAACCGCTAAACTTGCCGATGGTTCTACTGTTAATGGTATTATTAATATCCCTGCAGCATTGGTTGTGGTATTAATGACGGCCATACTCATCCGTGGCACCAAAGGCTCGGCCATTGTAAATGGAATTATTGTATTTCTTAAAGTTGGCGTAGTTTTGGTATTTATTGCACTGGGCTGGCAATATATTGATCCTGCCAATTATCATCCTTATATCCCCGAAAACACGGGAACATTTGGTCAGTTTGGCTGGAGTGGTGTTTTACGCGGCGCCGGATTGGTGTTTTTTGTATTTATCGGTTTTGATGCCGTTGCTGCTTCCGCACAGGAAACAAAGAATCCGGCGAGAGATTTACCGATCGGCATCATAGGATCACTGGTGGTTTGTACGGTTTTATTCGGTTTGTTTGGTCATGTAATGACAGGGTTGGCCAATTACAAAGAATTTGCCAATAGCGGCGCACCTGTAGCTATAGCCATCGAAAAAACTCCTTATGCATGGTTAAGTCAGGCCATTATTTTAGCCATTCTGATCGGCTACACTTCGGTAATCCTGATCGATTTAATGGCGCAATCACGGATGTTTTATTCTATCAGCAAAGATGGTTTATTGCCAAAAATGTTTTCTGATGTACACGCAAAATTTAAAACACCATACAAATCGAATATTATACTCTGTGTATTTATTGGACTTTTTGCTGCATTTGTACCCATGAATGTAGTAGGCGAAATGACCAGCATTGGAACCTTACTGGCCTTTTTGATGGTTTGTGTAGGTATCCTGATTTTAAGGAAAACAGATCCTGAAGCCAAACGCCCATTTAGGGTTCCTTTGGTGCCATTAATCCCAATTTTGGGCATTTTAACCTGCATTGCCATGATGGTATTTTTACCCTGGGAAACCTGGGTTAGACTAGCTGTATGGTTAATTATTGGATTAGCCATTTACTTCGGCTATGGTAAAAAGAACAGTAAATTAAATGCAGTAGTAAAGCCACAATAA
- a CDS encoding NAD(P)/FAD-dependent oxidoreductase, with the protein MDFDVIIIGGSYAGLSAALTLGRSTRNVLVVDAGKPCNRQTPHSHNFLTHDGDRPAEISKAAKAEVLKYSTVKFLNAKADSAKQIEGGFSVGLEDGQYFTSSKLLLSTGLKDVLPDIKGLAECWAISAIHCPYCHGYEVKNEKIGLLMNGDHAFEMAKNLHLWNKNLTILTNGKSEFTAGQVEKLKSKSITVLEEEIIELEHQNGQLENIVFKNEKKVTFKAIYVKPEIEQHINFSVQLGFELTDLRTIKVDEQQETTAKGVYAAGDCTTLFRSLSIVTAAGTVAAVMINKALISEDF; encoded by the coding sequence ATGGATTTTGATGTAATTATAATTGGCGGCAGCTATGCAGGTTTATCTGCCGCATTAACTTTAGGCCGTTCAACCCGGAATGTTCTGGTAGTCGATGCGGGCAAACCCTGTAACAGGCAAACGCCACATTCCCATAATTTTTTAACGCATGATGGCGATCGTCCAGCCGAAATTTCCAAGGCAGCAAAAGCCGAAGTGTTAAAATATTCAACGGTTAAATTTTTAAATGCAAAAGCCGATTCAGCCAAACAAATTGAAGGTGGTTTTAGTGTTGGCCTGGAAGATGGGCAATATTTTACTTCCAGCAAATTATTATTGTCCACAGGTTTAAAAGATGTACTGCCTGATATTAAAGGTTTGGCTGAGTGCTGGGCCATTTCTGCTATCCATTGTCCTTATTGTCATGGCTACGAAGTAAAGAATGAAAAAATAGGACTGCTAATGAATGGCGATCACGCGTTTGAGATGGCCAAAAACCTTCACCTTTGGAATAAAAATTTAACCATTTTAACCAATGGGAAGTCCGAATTTACAGCCGGGCAGGTAGAAAAACTGAAATCTAAATCGATTACCGTTTTAGAAGAGGAGATTATTGAACTGGAACACCAAAATGGTCAGCTGGAAAATATTGTTTTTAAGAATGAAAAAAAGGTAACCTTTAAAGCAATTTATGTTAAACCTGAGATAGAACAGCATATAAATTTTAGCGTGCAACTCGGTTTTGAATTAACAGATCTAAGAACGATAAAAGTAGATGAGCAGCAGGAAACTACTGCAAAGGGCGTTTATGCCGCAGGAGATTGTACAACCTTGTTCAGGTCGTTGTCGATTGTTACAGCCGCAGGAACCGTGGCCGCAGTGATGATAAATAAAGCGTTAATTTCTGAAGATTTTTGA
- a CDS encoding class I SAM-dependent methyltransferase, whose translation MNNNYDKIANHYDTLSRLVFFKSQVNAQINQLQHLPKDSSVLIVGGGTGWILEEIAKIHPSGLKLVYVEISAKMIALSQKRNCKNNQVEFVNLGVEDFRMDTLFDVILTPFLFDNFAEQRAAKVFEQLNAYLKKDGLWFLVDFSLNKNNGNWWKWLLLKLMYSFFKLLGIVEANHLIDMNPYFMNAGYKILELRLYYGSFIKAVIFKK comes from the coding sequence ATGAACAACAACTACGATAAAATAGCCAATCATTACGATACATTAAGTCGCCTTGTATTTTTTAAATCGCAGGTTAATGCGCAGATCAATCAGCTTCAGCATCTTCCAAAAGATAGCTCCGTTTTAATTGTAGGTGGTGGAACAGGGTGGATTTTGGAAGAAATTGCAAAGATACATCCCAGTGGCTTAAAGCTGGTTTATGTGGAAATATCAGCTAAAATGATAGCACTTTCTCAAAAACGGAACTGTAAAAACAACCAGGTCGAATTTGTGAATCTTGGCGTTGAGGATTTTAGAATGGATACCCTATTTGATGTAATTTTAACCCCATTTCTTTTCGATAATTTTGCTGAGCAACGGGCTGCAAAAGTATTTGAACAGTTAAATGCATATTTAAAAAAAGATGGATTATGGTTTCTGGTTGATTTCTCGCTAAACAAAAATAATGGGAACTGGTGGAAATGGCTGTTGCTCAAATTGATGTACAGCTTTTTTAAATTACTGGGAATTGTAGAGGCAAATCACCTGATCGACATGAATCCTTACTTTATGAATGCAGGTTACAAGATCTTAGAACTGCGTTTGTATTATGGGAGCTTCATTAAGGCGGTAATTTTCAAAAAATAA
- a CDS encoding VOC family protein, which translates to MEEQKDNSNSAADTTPKVTGIGGIFFFSDNPQETKDWYAKNLGFEMSAWGTSSFESRNLNNPDEIESLQWSPFKKGDEYFSPSKKDFMINYRVQNIEGLIEKFKENGVTILDEIATYDYGKFIHIMDAEGNKIELWEPS; encoded by the coding sequence ATGGAAGAACAAAAAGACAACTCAAATTCGGCTGCAGATACCACTCCAAAAGTGACAGGAATTGGCGGCATTTTCTTTTTTTCCGATAATCCTCAGGAAACGAAAGATTGGTATGCTAAAAATTTAGGATTTGAAATGAGTGCCTGGGGTACCTCGAGTTTTGAATCCAGAAACCTAAACAACCCTGACGAGATCGAATCCCTTCAATGGAGTCCGTTCAAAAAAGGCGATGAATATTTTTCTCCATCGAAAAAAGATTTCATGATTAATTACCGCGTACAGAATATTGAGGGCCTTATTGAGAAATTTAAAGAAAATGGCGTAACCATACTTGATGAAATTGCAACTTATGACTATGGGAAATTTATCCATATTATGGATGCAGAAGGTAATAAGATTGAGTTATGGGAGCCTAGTTAA
- a CDS encoding GIY-YIG nuclease family protein — protein sequence MFYAYILYSKNRDRYYIGSTINLTERLKKHNTNHAGFTGHTGDWGIVWYETFDNLRDARLKENSIKKWKSRVMIEKIISSAES from the coding sequence ATGTTTTACGCTTATATTCTATATTCAAAAAACCGCGATAGGTATTATATCGGATCCACGATTAACTTAACAGAACGCTTGAAAAAGCACAATACAAACCATGCAGGTTTTACTGGTCATACAGGAGATTGGGGTATCGTCTGGTACGAGACTTTTGATAATCTAAGAGATGCAAGGCTAAAAGAAAACAGTATTAAGAAGTGGAAGAGCAGGGTAATGATAGAAAAAATAATTTCATCGGCTGAGTCATAG
- the recO gene encoding DNA repair protein RecO, giving the protein MLHKVRGIVLKTTNYSESSVVVQVLTDKFGMQSYLINGIKKPKAKIKMNMLQSLHLLDMVVYHKANTNIQRISEVRQTPVFKSIPYDIIKTSIVIFLNEVLYKSIRQQSADESLFDYIFNSIAWFDEIEEINPNFHLSFLLKLTRFLGFSPNEKRRTDQIYFDLQEGAFTSRLPIHSNYLQLEDAIDFILLFHTPLEKISEIKMSNTKRRFLLDKVLVFYTLHTASFGVVQSHKILETLLS; this is encoded by the coding sequence ATGTTGCACAAAGTAAGAGGTATTGTTTTAAAGACTACAAACTACAGCGAAAGCAGTGTGGTAGTGCAGGTACTTACTGATAAATTTGGTATGCAGTCTTACCTCATTAATGGGATTAAAAAACCAAAAGCGAAGATAAAGATGAACATGCTGCAATCGCTGCATTTGCTTGATATGGTGGTTTATCATAAAGCAAATACCAATATTCAGCGGATATCGGAAGTTCGGCAAACACCTGTTTTTAAAAGTATCCCTTACGATATCATCAAAACCAGTATCGTTATTTTTTTAAATGAGGTGCTGTATAAAAGTATCCGGCAGCAATCAGCAGATGAAAGTTTATTCGATTATATCTTTAACTCAATCGCATGGTTTGATGAAATTGAAGAGATTAATCCCAATTTTCATTTGTCATTTTTATTAAAGCTTACCCGTTTTTTAGGTTTTTCGCCTAATGAGAAAAGAAGAACCGATCAGATTTATTTCGATCTGCAAGAGGGAGCATTTACCTCCAGGCTGCCAATCCATTCCAATTATTTACAATTAGAGGATGCGATTGATTTTATTTTACTTTTTCATACCCCGCTCGAAAAAATTTCTGAAATAAAAATGAGCAATACAAAGCGACGATTTTTGTTGGATAAGGTATTGGTTTTCTATACCTTACATACCGCCTCTTTTGGGGTGGTGCAATCACACAAAATCCTCGAAACTTTATTAAGTTGA
- a CDS encoding RND family transporter → MWVKLSRFILQNRIAIIVFFVLGTIFMAYQAKNVKLSYTGSKILPVTDSAFVKYNAFKKTFGEDGSVMVVGIQSPDIFKKEVYNQWVQLSNDIQKLKGIKQVLSSGRIFQLEKDTVNQKFVLKPLPGGLVKTDAEMDSIRNTIYSNPFFEGLVYNRQNATLMAITFDTKILNTAERNPILKEIEAKAKAFQASTKIQVHISGLPYIRTAVSKLVSNEFVLFLGLSILVSALILLFFFKKFYAVFFPILVVVMGVIWSIGTLVLFGFELTILTGLIPPLIVIIGIPNSILLLNKYQNELRKHGDKQKALSITIERIAITTLIANITAAIGFGVLYFTGSELLMQFGSVASINVMVTWLMCLCLIPIIFSYLPAPKLKAQNHVEEGFLHKLLVKTDTLVQSKSGLIYIGTLIISIIAFIGVMKINVNGYVVDDLPKNSEILTDLKFFEKNFEGILPLEVSVDTKKKNGVFNLTNLKRMEKLEKMISAYPEFSRSISVNMGLKYATQAFYNNDSTFFRLPDNLEKNFILAYIANGGKGNASLLTNFISKGNQSTRISFQMADVGSKRLDAIMAELKPRIDSILPPSKFDVELTGSSIIFSKGTDYMLRHLVESIALAIVLISLLRLAQFKSLGIMFISLLPNIVPLIITAGIMGYFGISLKPSTILIFTIAFGLASDQTIYFLTRYQQELNLTNFSVPKVITDTITETGVSMTHIALILFFGFGIFTASTFGGTVVLGLLLSITLLVALIFNLTLLPALVLWLDKKKVRKLVSDEESAKNAGEFDH, encoded by the coding sequence ATGTGGGTTAAGCTATCGAGATTTATTCTTCAGAACCGTATCGCAATCATCGTATTTTTCGTTTTAGGAACAATTTTCATGGCTTATCAGGCCAAGAATGTAAAACTCTCTTACACCGGGAGTAAAATCCTGCCGGTTACCGATAGTGCTTTTGTGAAGTATAACGCTTTTAAGAAAACGTTTGGAGAAGACGGAAGCGTGATGGTGGTAGGGATACAATCGCCTGATATTTTTAAAAAAGAAGTGTACAACCAATGGGTTCAGCTTTCTAATGATATTCAAAAGCTAAAAGGCATTAAACAGGTTTTATCATCTGGAAGAATCTTTCAACTTGAAAAAGACACTGTAAACCAAAAATTTGTTTTAAAACCATTACCTGGTGGTCTGGTTAAAACCGATGCTGAAATGGATTCGATCAGGAATACCATTTATAGTAATCCGTTTTTTGAAGGATTGGTTTACAACCGTCAGAATGCCACATTAATGGCCATTACTTTCGATACCAAAATATTAAATACTGCCGAACGCAATCCCATTTTAAAGGAAATTGAAGCTAAAGCAAAAGCTTTTCAGGCATCTACCAAAATTCAGGTGCATATTTCAGGCCTGCCTTATATCCGTACAGCAGTAAGTAAACTGGTGAGTAACGAATTTGTATTGTTTCTGGGCCTTTCAATCCTGGTTTCGGCATTAATCCTATTGTTTTTCTTCAAGAAATTTTATGCCGTATTCTTCCCGATTTTGGTAGTAGTAATGGGTGTAATCTGGAGTATTGGTACTTTAGTATTGTTCGGCTTCGAACTGACTATTTTAACAGGATTGATTCCACCATTGATCGTAATTATCGGTATCCCTAACAGTATTTTGTTGTTAAATAAATATCAGAATGAGCTCAGAAAGCATGGCGATAAACAAAAAGCTTTAAGCATAACCATCGAGCGGATCGCCATCACCACATTGATTGCTAACATTACTGCAGCGATCGGATTTGGGGTGTTATACTTTACCGGAAGTGAGTTATTGATGCAATTTGGAAGTGTAGCCTCTATTAACGTAATGGTTACCTGGTTAATGTGTTTGTGTTTAATTCCAATTATTTTCAGCTATTTACCAGCGCCAAAACTCAAAGCGCAAAACCATGTTGAGGAAGGCTTTTTGCATAAACTATTAGTTAAAACCGATACACTTGTTCAAAGTAAAAGCGGATTAATTTATATCGGAACGCTTATCATCTCCATCATTGCCTTTATTGGGGTGATGAAAATAAACGTAAACGGCTATGTGGTTGATGACCTTCCTAAAAACTCTGAAATTTTAACTGATTTAAAGTTCTTTGAGAAAAACTTTGAAGGTATTTTACCTTTAGAAGTAAGTGTAGATACCAAGAAAAAAAACGGCGTTTTCAACCTAACCAATCTGAAAAGAATGGAAAAACTGGAGAAGATGATTTCTGCCTATCCTGAGTTTTCGCGTTCTATTTCGGTGAACATGGGGCTAAAATATGCTACTCAGGCATTCTACAATAATGACTCTACCTTTTTCCGTTTACCAGACAATTTAGAAAAGAACTTTATCCTGGCCTATATTGCCAATGGCGGTAAAGGAAATGCAAGTTTGTTAACCAACTTTATCAGTAAAGGAAATCAAAGTACAAGGATCAGTTTTCAAATGGCTGATGTTGGCTCTAAACGTTTGGACGCCATTATGGCCGAGTTAAAACCGCGTATCGATAGTATTTTGCCTCCATCTAAATTTGATGTAGAGCTGACGGGATCCAGCATTATCTTTTCTAAGGGGACAGACTATATGCTAAGGCACCTGGTAGAAAGTATTGCGCTTGCCATCGTATTGATTTCTCTTTTAAGGCTGGCACAGTTTAAGAGCTTGGGCATAATGTTCATTTCCTTGCTTCCGAACATTGTTCCTTTAATTATTACCGCAGGAATTATGGGTTATTTTGGAATTTCCTTAAAACCTTCGACCATATTAATTTTCACCATTGCCTTTGGTCTGGCATCCGATCAGACCATTTATTTCTTAACGCGTTATCAGCAGGAATTAAACCTGACCAATTTTAGCGTGCCAAAGGTAATTACGGATACCATTACTGAAACAGGTGTAAGTATGACGCATATTGCTTTAATCTTATTCTTTGGTTTTGGAATATTCACCGCCTCTACTTTTGGAGGAACGGTAGTACTGGGCTTGCTCCTATCCATCACCTTATTGGTGGCCTTAATTTTCAATTTAACTTTATTGCCTGCACTGGTATTATGGCTGGATAAAAAGAAGGTAAGAAAACTGGTATCTGATGAAGAATCGGCGAAGAATGCAGGCGAGTTTGACCATTAA
- a CDS encoding isoleucyl-tRNA synthetase, with product MIKLLKLQKAVFLLIAGVLSFIAYKILDAYEVKGSIYLQMLAGVFIIIGALWLLYPILFAKKDKDGNAEIITDPTVEVPVDEEDQKPATE from the coding sequence ATGATCAAGCTGTTAAAATTGCAGAAAGCCGTTTTCCTACTCATCGCTGGCGTACTTTCTTTTATTGCTTACAAAATTTTAGATGCTTACGAAGTAAAGGGAAGCATCTATCTCCAAATGCTGGCCGGTGTATTTATCATCATTGGTGCGTTGTGGTTGTTATATCCAATTTTATTCGCCAAAAAAGATAAAGATGGCAATGCCGAAATCATTACTGACCCAACAGTTGAGGTTCCGGTAGATGAAGAGGATCAAAAGCCTGCAACAGAATAA
- the ileS gene encoding isoleucine--tRNA ligase, whose amino-acid sequence MYSEFKQLELAKIGQEILDFWKKENIFEKSISSRPKSNPFTFYEGPPSANGMPGIHHVMARAIKDIFCRYKTIKGYQVKRKAGWDTHGLPVELGTEKELGITKEDIGKTISIEDYNEACKKTVMRYTDVWNELTEKMGYWVDMDDPYITYKSKYMESVWWLLKQIYDKGLIYKGYTIQPYSPKAGTGLSSHEVNQPGAYRDVTDTTIVAQFKAIADTLPSFLQGFDDIYLLAWTTTPWTLPSNTALTVGPKIDYVLVKTFNQYTFLPTNVILAKNLVGKQFSKIFFESNEDEDFTNFKAGDKKIPFQILAECKGTELIGIRYEQLLTYALPYQNPENAFRVISGDFVTTEDGTGIVHTAPTFGADDAKVAKEATPEVPPMLVLDENDTPVPLVDLQGKFTKHVGPFAGKYVKNEYYNAGEAPEKSVDVEIAILLKEENKAFKVEKYVHSYPHSWRTDEPLLYYPLDSWFIKVTDVKDRMFDLNETINWKPKSTGEGRFGNWLKNANDWNLSRSRYWGIPLPIWRTEDKKEEILIGSVEELYNAIEKSITAGFQKENPFKGFEIGNMSEENYDLIDLHKNVVDKIVLVSPSGKPMTRESDLIDVWFDSGAMPYAQWHYPFENKETIDGNEDFPADFIAEGVDQTRGWFYTLHAISTLVFDKVAYKNVVSNGLVLDKNGQKMSKRLGNAADPFQTINEYGADATRWYMISNANPWDNLKFDIDGIAEVRRKFFGTLYNTYAFFALYANIDKFEIDKNNLSKVEDRTELDRWILSLLQTLINEVDESYNTYEPTKATRSIQAFVDEHLSNWYIRLSRRRFWKGEMTDDKRAAYETLYTCLETLAQLMSPVAPFFADWLYRNLTVTDAHAEQSVHLTLWKEADQSLIDTDLNERMVYAQDISSMVLSLRKKSGINVRQPLEKILIPSLSGDFEQKISKVADYILSETNVKHIEFITDTHGIVKKKLKPNFKSLGKKVGKDMSLVKQALENSNQDDIQRLESDGFIIVVGSNGEEFTININDDVEVFAEDIPGWQVTNLGSLTVALDVTISEELKQEGISRELVNRIQNLRKELNFEVTDRIKVSLQNDNLVASAVAKNKDYICAEILADEFELTDTVNNANKIVIDDVELSISVTKI is encoded by the coding sequence ATGTATAGCGAATTTAAACAATTGGAACTTGCCAAAATAGGGCAAGAAATACTGGATTTTTGGAAAAAGGAAAATATCTTTGAAAAAAGTATTTCTTCCCGTCCGAAATCTAATCCGTTTACTTTTTACGAAGGCCCACCGTCTGCCAATGGCATGCCGGGAATCCACCACGTAATGGCACGTGCAATTAAAGATATTTTTTGCCGCTATAAAACAATTAAGGGTTACCAGGTGAAAAGAAAAGCCGGTTGGGATACACATGGCCTGCCTGTTGAACTTGGAACCGAAAAAGAATTAGGAATTACTAAAGAAGATATTGGTAAAACTATTTCTATTGAAGATTATAACGAGGCTTGTAAAAAAACAGTAATGCGTTACACTGATGTGTGGAACGAATTGACTGAAAAAATGGGCTACTGGGTAGATATGGATGATCCATACATTACCTATAAGTCGAAATACATGGAGTCGGTATGGTGGCTTTTAAAGCAGATTTACGATAAGGGACTAATCTATAAAGGTTATACCATCCAACCCTATTCTCCAAAAGCCGGTACAGGATTGAGTTCGCATGAGGTAAATCAGCCTGGTGCTTACCGGGATGTTACTGACACCACAATTGTTGCGCAGTTTAAAGCAATAGCTGATACGTTACCAAGCTTCTTACAGGGATTTGATGATATTTATTTATTGGCATGGACAACCACCCCATGGACTTTACCATCAAACACTGCTTTAACAGTTGGGCCAAAAATTGACTATGTTTTAGTCAAAACGTTTAACCAGTATACATTCTTGCCAACAAACGTAATTCTGGCAAAAAACCTGGTTGGAAAGCAGTTTAGTAAAATTTTCTTCGAAAGCAATGAAGATGAGGATTTTACAAATTTTAAAGCTGGCGATAAAAAAATTCCATTCCAAATACTTGCAGAATGCAAAGGAACTGAATTGATTGGCATTAGATACGAACAACTTTTAACTTACGCATTACCATATCAAAACCCTGAAAATGCTTTTAGGGTAATTTCTGGCGATTTTGTAACTACAGAAGATGGTACCGGTATTGTGCATACCGCCCCTACTTTTGGTGCAGATGATGCTAAAGTAGCTAAAGAAGCTACTCCTGAAGTACCGCCAATGCTGGTATTAGATGAAAATGATACCCCCGTTCCATTAGTAGATTTACAGGGTAAATTTACCAAACATGTTGGCCCTTTTGCAGGCAAATATGTAAAGAACGAATATTACAATGCTGGCGAAGCACCTGAAAAATCGGTTGATGTAGAAATCGCCATTTTATTAAAAGAAGAAAATAAAGCTTTTAAAGTAGAAAAATATGTCCACAGTTACCCACACAGCTGGAGAACTGATGAACCACTTTTATATTACCCCTTAGATTCATGGTTTATTAAAGTTACGGATGTTAAAGACAGAATGTTCGACCTTAATGAAACCATTAACTGGAAACCTAAATCGACAGGCGAAGGTCGTTTTGGAAACTGGCTTAAAAACGCTAATGACTGGAACTTATCACGTTCGAGATACTGGGGAATTCCTTTGCCAATCTGGAGAACTGAAGATAAAAAAGAGGAAATTTTAATTGGCTCTGTCGAGGAACTTTATAACGCCATTGAAAAATCTATAACAGCTGGTTTCCAGAAAGAAAATCCTTTTAAGGGATTCGAAATCGGAAACATGTCTGAAGAGAACTATGATTTGATCGACTTACATAAAAATGTAGTAGATAAGATTGTTTTAGTATCTCCATCAGGTAAACCAATGACCCGCGAAAGTGATTTAATTGATGTTTGGTTCGACTCTGGTGCTATGCCATATGCGCAGTGGCACTACCCTTTTGAAAACAAAGAAACCATTGATGGAAATGAAGATTTCCCAGCAGATTTTATTGCCGAAGGTGTGGATCAAACCCGTGGCTGGTTTTATACCTTGCATGCCATCTCTACATTGGTTTTCGATAAAGTAGCGTACAAGAACGTAGTTTCGAATGGACTGGTACTAGACAAAAACGGGCAAAAAATGTCTAAACGTTTGGGCAATGCAGCCGATCCGTTCCAAACCATTAATGAATACGGTGCTGACGCAACGCGTTGGTACATGATTTCGAATGCAAATCCCTGGGATAACCTGAAATTTGACATTGATGGAATTGCTGAAGTGCGCCGTAAATTCTTCGGAACACTTTACAATACCTATGCTTTCTTCGCCTTGTATGCCAATATCGATAAATTCGAGATCGATAAAAATAATTTAAGCAAAGTGGAAGACAGAACGGAATTAGACCGTTGGATTCTTTCGTTATTGCAAACCTTAATCAACGAAGTTGATGAAAGTTACAACACTTACGAGCCAACGAAAGCTACCCGCTCTATTCAGGCTTTTGTTGATGAACATTTGAGTAACTGGTACATCAGGTTAAGTCGCCGCCGTTTCTGGAAAGGCGAAATGACGGATGATAAACGTGCGGCTTACGAAACATTATATACCTGTTTAGAAACCTTAGCACAGCTGATGAGCCCTGTTGCGCCTTTCTTCGCTGATTGGTTATACAGAAACTTAACTGTTACAGATGCACATGCGGAACAATCTGTCCACTTAACTTTATGGAAAGAGGCTGATCAAAGTTTAATCGATACCGATTTGAACGAGCGTATGGTTTACGCACAGGATATTTCATCAATGGTTTTATCGTTGCGTAAAAAATCGGGCATTAATGTACGTCAACCACTTGAAAAAATCTTAATCCCATCTTTAAGTGGCGATTTCGAACAAAAAATATCAAAGGTTGCAGATTACATCCTTTCCGAAACGAATGTAAAACATATCGAGTTCATTACTGATACACATGGTATCGTGAAGAAAAAGCTTAAACCGAACTTCAAATCGTTAGGTAAAAAAGTTGGAAAAGACATGAGCCTCGTTAAACAGGCTTTAGAAAATTCAAATCAGGATGACATCCAGCGTTTAGAAAGTGATGGTTTCATCATCGTAGTTGGAAGCAACGGAGAAGAATTTACCATCAACATAAATGATGATGTAGAAGTTTTTGCCGAAGATATTCCGGGATGGCAGGTAACCAACCTGGGCAGTTTAACTGTGGCTTTGGATGTGACCATCTCAGAAGAACTGAAACAAGAAGGTATTTCCCGCGAGCTGGTTAATCGTATCCAGAATTTGCGCAAAGAATTAAACTTCGAAGTAACCGATAGGATTAAAGTTTCATTACAAAATGATAACTTGGTGGCCAGCGCAGTTGCAAAAAACAAGGATTACATTTGCGCAGAAATATTGGCCGATGAATTTGAATTAACAGATACTGTAAATAATGCAAACAAAATCGTTATTGATGATGTTGAGTTAAGCATTTCAGTAACTAAAATATAA